One genomic segment of Myxococcus xanthus includes these proteins:
- the hflX gene encoding GTPase HflX has product MRMAISTFPERLRAVLVGVQLPGVSDEEHAADFAELRRLVHTLGYDTVATVSQKRTRLATGTVLGTGKLKELAALTGGSGVIASGASDRTSKAREKWEAAANTEPDSEDEVVEEEADGVETEDALLPPPSEEDDKAEPRPTVVVVDHELSPGQLRNLEKATGAMVLDRAGVIVDIFHRHAKSHEARMQVEIARLNYLAPRLRESTGGRERQQGRGAGDSALELDRRKIRDRLAELREGLAAIQKDQDHRRYARRDLLRVALVGYTNAGKSSLMRALTGSTVLVADQLFATLDTTVRAMQPETRPRILVSDTVGFIQKLPHDLVASFRSTLDEALEASLLLYVVDASDPTWAAQLEVTRTVLRDIGADAVPSKLLFNKADRLDAAAKEALLAKHPDALLLSAHLPDDVAMLRKNIIAFFESSMVEADLVIPYSRQGRISEVYEHTTVVSQAYDESGSRLRVRGLPGAIAKLTQSFQE; this is encoded by the coding sequence ATGCGCATGGCGATTTCCACATTCCCTGAGCGTCTGCGTGCCGTCCTCGTCGGTGTCCAGCTTCCGGGCGTCTCGGACGAAGAGCACGCCGCGGACTTCGCGGAGCTGCGCCGGCTGGTGCACACGCTGGGGTATGACACGGTGGCGACCGTGTCCCAGAAGCGGACGCGGCTGGCCACGGGCACGGTGCTCGGGACGGGCAAGCTCAAGGAGCTGGCGGCCCTCACCGGAGGCTCGGGCGTGATTGCATCCGGAGCGAGCGACCGGACGTCCAAGGCCCGCGAGAAGTGGGAGGCCGCCGCCAACACGGAGCCCGACTCCGAGGACGAGGTTGTCGAAGAGGAGGCCGACGGCGTGGAGACGGAGGACGCGCTGCTGCCTCCGCCTTCGGAAGAAGACGACAAGGCGGAGCCCCGGCCCACCGTGGTGGTCGTGGACCACGAGCTGTCTCCCGGCCAGCTGCGCAACCTGGAGAAGGCCACCGGCGCGATGGTGCTGGATCGCGCGGGCGTGATTGTCGACATCTTCCACCGGCACGCGAAGAGCCATGAAGCGCGGATGCAGGTGGAGATCGCCCGGCTCAACTACCTGGCCCCCCGGCTGCGCGAATCCACCGGAGGCCGCGAGCGGCAGCAGGGGCGTGGCGCGGGGGACTCGGCGCTGGAGCTGGACCGCCGCAAGATTCGCGACCGGCTGGCGGAGTTGCGCGAGGGCCTGGCGGCCATCCAGAAGGACCAGGACCACCGCCGCTACGCGCGAAGGGACCTGCTGCGGGTGGCATTGGTGGGCTACACGAACGCGGGCAAGTCCTCGCTGATGCGTGCGTTGACGGGCAGCACGGTGCTGGTCGCGGACCAGCTCTTCGCCACGCTCGACACCACGGTGCGCGCGATGCAGCCGGAGACCCGTCCGCGCATCCTGGTCTCCGACACGGTGGGCTTCATCCAGAAGCTGCCGCACGACCTGGTCGCGTCCTTCCGCTCCACGCTGGACGAGGCCCTGGAAGCGTCACTGCTGCTCTATGTGGTGGATGCGTCGGACCCCACGTGGGCCGCGCAGTTGGAGGTCACCCGCACGGTGCTCCGGGATATCGGCGCGGACGCCGTCCCGAGCAAGCTTCTCTTCAACAAGGCGGACCGGCTGGACGCGGCGGCGAAGGAAGCGCTGCTCGCGAAGCACCCGGACGCCTTGCTGCTCTCCGCGCACCTGCCGGACGACGTGGCGATGCTGCGCAAGAACATCATCGCCTTCTTCGAGTCCTCGATGGTGGAGGCAGACCTGGTGATTCCCTACTCCCGGCAGGGGCGCATCAGCGAGGTGTACGAGCACACCACGGTGGT
- a CDS encoding DEAD/DEAH box helicase, with amino-acid sequence MTFASLGLSDALTRAVAGLGYDEPTPVQRATIPVVLRGGDVWASAKTGSGKTAAFLLPILEALRARPGGSVRPVRAFILVPTRELAAQIVDSIQRYGQHLKKPLKTCLAVGGVSANPQMLALRGGADIVVATPGRALDLVHQNALRLDQVETLVLDEADRLFSLGFADELNSLLALLPTRRQNLLFSATFPPAVRKFAEQLLHEPTRIDVDDGELPSTEFILQRALQVDVPRRTMLLRHLLETHAWSHVLTFVASRYTADHVALKLNRAGIVATSLHGELSQGARTRALADFKAKRVRVLVATDVAARGLDIAQLPAVVNYDLPRSTADYVHRIGRTGRAGDKGVAISFVSAGTEAHFRLIEKRHQLDLPREQVPGFEPTEEVSTTTPPRDPNGGVKGRRKSKKDKLREAAAAAATRPPKQGP; translated from the coding sequence ATGACATTCGCTTCGCTCGGCCTGTCGGACGCGCTCACCCGCGCCGTGGCCGGACTCGGATACGACGAACCCACGCCGGTGCAGCGCGCGACCATCCCCGTGGTCCTGCGAGGTGGCGACGTCTGGGCTTCGGCGAAGACGGGCTCAGGGAAGACCGCCGCGTTCCTGCTGCCCATCCTGGAAGCCCTGCGGGCACGTCCCGGAGGGTCGGTCCGACCGGTGCGGGCCTTCATCCTGGTGCCCACGCGGGAACTCGCCGCGCAGATCGTCGATTCAATCCAGCGGTACGGCCAACACCTGAAGAAGCCGCTGAAGACCTGCCTCGCGGTCGGTGGCGTCTCCGCCAACCCGCAGATGCTGGCGCTGCGGGGCGGCGCGGACATCGTCGTGGCCACGCCCGGCCGCGCGCTGGACCTGGTGCATCAAAACGCGCTCCGGCTGGACCAGGTGGAGACGCTGGTGCTCGACGAGGCCGACCGGCTGTTCTCGTTGGGCTTCGCCGATGAGCTCAACAGCCTGCTGGCGCTGCTGCCCACGCGCCGCCAGAACCTGTTGTTTTCCGCCACCTTCCCGCCCGCGGTGCGGAAGTTCGCGGAGCAGTTGCTGCACGAGCCCACGCGCATCGACGTCGATGACGGGGAGCTGCCCTCGACGGAGTTCATCCTCCAGCGAGCCCTCCAGGTGGATGTGCCCCGGCGCACGATGCTGCTGCGGCACCTGTTGGAAACACATGCGTGGAGCCATGTGCTCACGTTCGTGGCCAGTCGCTACACGGCGGACCATGTCGCCCTGAAGCTGAACCGCGCCGGCATCGTCGCGACGTCATTGCATGGGGAACTCAGCCAGGGCGCGCGCACGCGGGCGCTCGCGGACTTCAAGGCGAAGCGCGTGCGCGTGCTCGTGGCCACGGACGTCGCCGCTCGCGGCCTGGACATCGCGCAGCTGCCGGCGGTCGTGAACTACGACCTGCCCCGTTCGACCGCGGACTACGTGCATCGCATCGGCCGCACGGGGCGCGCGGGCGACAAGGGCGTGGCGATCAGCTTCGTCAGCGCGGGCACCGAAGCCCACTTCCGACTCATCGAGAAACGCCACCAGCTCGACCTCCCGCGCGAGCAGGTGCCGGGCTTCGAGCCGACGGAAGAGGTCTCGACGACCACGCCGCCCCGGGATCCAAACGGCGGAGTGAAGGGTCGGCGCAAGAGCAAGAAGGACAAGCTGCGCGAAGCCGCCGCTGCCGCCGCCACTCGCCCTCCGAAGCAAGGGCCGTAG